The genomic segment ACGAGGTGTTTATGAAACTCCCGGCGCGACAATTCTGTGGGCGGCGCATCGCGATCTTGAAGGTATCGCCATGGATAAAGAGGTCATGCATCTCCGCGATATGATGATTCCAAAGTTCTCCGAGTTAATCTATAACGGATTCTGGTTTTCACCAGAAATGGATTTCCTGATGTGCACCATGGAAAAGAGTCAAGAAAAGATCGATGGAACCGTGACCGTTTCAATTTTCAAAGGCAATGTCAACGTCATCGGACGGAAATCTCCAACGTCACTGTATGATCGAGATATGTCGAGCATGGACGTTGAAGGCGGTTACAATGCCGTGGATTGTCAGGGATTTATCCGCATCAACGCCATTCGGCTGAAAGCGCACAATATCGTATTAAAAGAAAAAATGCCATATCAATGGCGCGAAAAGGAATAACACGATGAAACTGTGGCAGAAAGGAACCGCGCTCAATAAGGAAGTCGAGACATTTACAGCCGGAAAGGATTCGGTTCTCGATCACGAATTAGTACCGTTCGACTGTCTTGCTTCGAAAGCACACGCACGAATGCTCGGAAAAATCGGCATCCTCACCGAAACTGAAGTTGCAGATTTACTAAGCGGATTAGATATAATCCTGGAGTTACATGCCAAAGGCCAATTTGAAATCCGACCGGAAGATGAAGATTGTCACACGGCAATCGAAAATTTCCTGATATTGACAATCGGAAAAGTCGGTGAGAAAATCCACACCGGTCGCAGTCGCAATGATCAGGTTCTGACCGCTCTGCGGCTTTACTCCAAAGCAAAAATTGCGGAAATCATCTCCGAAGTTAAAAAACTTGTCGAAGTCATAAGAACATTCGGCGAAAAGAACAGCGACGTCGCCATACCAGGGTTCACACACACCCGAAAAGCCATGCCGTCCAGCGTGATGATGTGGGCGAGCGCTTTTAAGGATGCACTGTCAGACGACCAGGATTTGCTGAATTGTGCATTGAAATTGGTTGACCAAAATCCACTCGGAACCGGAGCGGGTTATGGCGTACCGCTGGCACTCGACCGGCAAATGACGACTAAAGAATTGCATTTTGCACGTTTGCAGACAAATCCGATTTATGCTCAGAACAGCCGCGGAAAGTTCGACGGATTCGTACTGAGTGTTCTCTCTCAGATCATGTTCGATATTAACAAAATGGCGTCCGATCTGATCCTGTTCACGATGCCCGGATTGGAATATTTCTCGCTTCCGGACGAATTTCTGACCGGCTCATCTATCATGCCGCAAAAAATAAATCCCGACGTTCTGGAATTGCTTCGCGCCGGTTATCATGAGGTCTTTGCCTATGAGATGCAGGTGCGAAACACTACCGTAAACCTTATATCCAGCTATCATCGTGATATGCAAACGACAAAAGAAGCGGTATTCCGTGGCTTTTCGTCAACCTTAATCGCCATCCGAATCTCGGAACTGGTTTTCCAAAAACTCTCAGTCAATCGCGAAAAATGTCAGGCGG from the Candidatus Marinimicrobia bacterium CG08_land_8_20_14_0_20_45_22 genome contains:
- the argH gene encoding argininosuccinate lyase, translated to MKLWQKGTALNKEVETFTAGKDSVLDHELVPFDCLASKAHARMLGKIGILTETEVADLLSGLDIILELHAKGQFEIRPEDEDCHTAIENFLILTIGKVGEKIHTGRSRNDQVLTALRLYSKAKIAEIISEVKKLVEVIRTFGEKNSDVAIPGFTHTRKAMPSSVMMWASAFKDALSDDQDLLNCALKLVDQNPLGTGAGYGVPLALDRQMTTKELHFARLQTNPIYAQNSRGKFDGFVLSVLSQIMFDINKMASDLILFTMPGLEYFSLPDEFLTGSSIMPQKINPDVLELLRAGYHEVFAYEMQVRNTTVNLISSYHRDMQTTKEAVFRGFSSTLIAIRISELVFQKLSVNREKCQAAMTDELFATAKVYELVQKGVSFREAYRQISREFGEEK